Proteins encoded together in one Bactrocera neohumeralis isolate Rockhampton chromosome 4, APGP_CSIRO_Bneo_wtdbg2-racon-allhic-juicebox.fasta_v2, whole genome shotgun sequence window:
- the LOC126755153 gene encoding putative inorganic phosphate cotransporter isoform X2, whose amino-acid sequence MPKNRRFDGSGFMGFGIRHFQAFLIFAGLSVAYALRVNLSVAIVAMTDKDQANPDFEEYDWNEKTKSLLLSSFFWGYIVTQVPGGALARKFGGKTTLLFGVLICSILAILTPIFAKIGNWQLVCALRVVQGLSQGMVFPSTHTLLSQWAPIEERGNIGTYCYSGSQFGTVVMMATSGVIASSSLGWPSIFYLSGGVGVVWAIVWFIWGASSPAHSKIISPEEKKFIEQSIGVDAAKEHGPPANIPWVKIFTTPAFLVLILTHSTHNWGFWTLLTEIPTYMKSVLGMDIKSNALLSALPYFVMFLMCFVFSSISTLLSKNQCMSLSFSRKLFNSIGHWVPVISLIGLGYVGTDDATLAIVLLTITVGINASTYLGFQVNHIDLSPNYAGILMGITNCAANIMSIIAPLIVGFIVTDEQNSEQWRIIFFIASGFYFIGNLMFILFGRVEVQSWNDPQPKPSPEKRNSTQLESQH is encoded by the exons ATGCCGAAAAATCGCCGATTCGATGGATCAG GTTTCATGGGCTTTGGTATACGTCATTTTCAAGCCTTCCTCATCTTCGCTGGCCTCTCTGTCGCATATGCGTTGCGTGTCAATTTGTCAGTCGCCATTGTCGCCATGACCGATAAAGACCAGGCAAATCCAGATTTTGAG GAATATGATTGGAACGAAAAGACAAAATCACTTTTACTCAGCAGTTTCTTCTGGGGCTACATTGTCACACAAGTGCCCGGTGGTGCATTGGCACGTAAATTTGGCGGTAAGACGACATTGCTCTTTGGCGTGCTCATCTGCTCCATACTGGCCATATTGACACCTATTTTTGCGAAAATCGGCAATTGGCAGTTGGTGTGTGCGTTACGTGTCGTACAAGGTCTTAGCCAGGGTATGGTCTTCCCCTCAACGCATACGTTACTCTCGCAGTGGGCACCCATTGAGGAGCGTGGCAATATCGGCACATACTGTTATTCGGGCTCACAATTCGGTACTGTTGTTATGATGGCAACAAGCGGTGTAATCGCTTCATCGTCATTAGGTTGGCCCAGCATTTTCTATCTGTctggtggtgttggtgttgtATGGGCCATTGTCTGGTTCATATGGGGTGCCAGTTCACCGGCACATTCGAAAATCATTTCACCAGAAGAGAAGAAATTCATTGAACAATCGATTGGCGTTGATGCTGCTAAAGAGCATGGTCCACCAGCAAATATACCATGGGTGAAAATCTTCACCACACCCGCATTCTTGGTATTGATTTTGACACATAGCACACACAACTGGGGCTTCTGGACATTGCTCACTGAAATACCCACATATATGAAGAGTGTATTAGGCATGGATATCAAATCGAATGCGTTACTCTCGGCTCTGCCCTATTTTGTGATGTTCTTAATGTGTTTCGTGTTCTCGAGCATCTCAACGCTTTTGAGTAAGAACCAATGCATGTCATTGTCATTCAGCAGAAAACTTTTCAATTCGATTGGCCATTGGGTACCAGTGATATCACTCATCGGCTTGGGTTATGTGGGCACGGATGATGCCACATTGGCCATTGTGCTGCTCACCATAACTGTTGGCATCAACGCCTCCACCTATTTGGGTTTCCAGGTTAATCACATAGATTTATCGCCGAACTATGCCGGCATATTGATGGGCATCACCAATTGCGCGGCGAATATTATGAGTATTATAGCGCCGCTGATTGTCGGCTTCATCGTCACCGATGAG caAAATTCAGAACAATGGCGCATTATCTTCTTCATTGCTAGCGGTTTCTATTTCATCGGCAATTTGATGTTCATCCTCTTTGGTCGCGTTGAGGTGCAATCATGGAACGACCCACAACCAAAGCCATCACCGGAGAAACGCAATTCCACACAACTAGAGTCACAGCATTAG
- the LOC126755153 gene encoding putative inorganic phosphate cotransporter isoform X1: MTVKKIWPTSGNVDNAPKDDSEVVAKGGCFMGFGIRHFQAFLIFAGLSVAYALRVNLSVAIVAMTDKDQANPDFEEYDWNEKTKSLLLSSFFWGYIVTQVPGGALARKFGGKTTLLFGVLICSILAILTPIFAKIGNWQLVCALRVVQGLSQGMVFPSTHTLLSQWAPIEERGNIGTYCYSGSQFGTVVMMATSGVIASSSLGWPSIFYLSGGVGVVWAIVWFIWGASSPAHSKIISPEEKKFIEQSIGVDAAKEHGPPANIPWVKIFTTPAFLVLILTHSTHNWGFWTLLTEIPTYMKSVLGMDIKSNALLSALPYFVMFLMCFVFSSISTLLSKNQCMSLSFSRKLFNSIGHWVPVISLIGLGYVGTDDATLAIVLLTITVGINASTYLGFQVNHIDLSPNYAGILMGITNCAANIMSIIAPLIVGFIVTDEQNSEQWRIIFFIASGFYFIGNLMFILFGRVEVQSWNDPQPKPSPEKRNSTQLESQH, translated from the exons ATGACGGTGAAAAAAATCTGGCCTACAAGCGGCAACGTGGACAACGCGCCCAAAGATGACAGCGAAGTGGTCGCAAAGGGTGGAT GTTTCATGGGCTTTGGTATACGTCATTTTCAAGCCTTCCTCATCTTCGCTGGCCTCTCTGTCGCATATGCGTTGCGTGTCAATTTGTCAGTCGCCATTGTCGCCATGACCGATAAAGACCAGGCAAATCCAGATTTTGAG GAATATGATTGGAACGAAAAGACAAAATCACTTTTACTCAGCAGTTTCTTCTGGGGCTACATTGTCACACAAGTGCCCGGTGGTGCATTGGCACGTAAATTTGGCGGTAAGACGACATTGCTCTTTGGCGTGCTCATCTGCTCCATACTGGCCATATTGACACCTATTTTTGCGAAAATCGGCAATTGGCAGTTGGTGTGTGCGTTACGTGTCGTACAAGGTCTTAGCCAGGGTATGGTCTTCCCCTCAACGCATACGTTACTCTCGCAGTGGGCACCCATTGAGGAGCGTGGCAATATCGGCACATACTGTTATTCGGGCTCACAATTCGGTACTGTTGTTATGATGGCAACAAGCGGTGTAATCGCTTCATCGTCATTAGGTTGGCCCAGCATTTTCTATCTGTctggtggtgttggtgttgtATGGGCCATTGTCTGGTTCATATGGGGTGCCAGTTCACCGGCACATTCGAAAATCATTTCACCAGAAGAGAAGAAATTCATTGAACAATCGATTGGCGTTGATGCTGCTAAAGAGCATGGTCCACCAGCAAATATACCATGGGTGAAAATCTTCACCACACCCGCATTCTTGGTATTGATTTTGACACATAGCACACACAACTGGGGCTTCTGGACATTGCTCACTGAAATACCCACATATATGAAGAGTGTATTAGGCATGGATATCAAATCGAATGCGTTACTCTCGGCTCTGCCCTATTTTGTGATGTTCTTAATGTGTTTCGTGTTCTCGAGCATCTCAACGCTTTTGAGTAAGAACCAATGCATGTCATTGTCATTCAGCAGAAAACTTTTCAATTCGATTGGCCATTGGGTACCAGTGATATCACTCATCGGCTTGGGTTATGTGGGCACGGATGATGCCACATTGGCCATTGTGCTGCTCACCATAACTGTTGGCATCAACGCCTCCACCTATTTGGGTTTCCAGGTTAATCACATAGATTTATCGCCGAACTATGCCGGCATATTGATGGGCATCACCAATTGCGCGGCGAATATTATGAGTATTATAGCGCCGCTGATTGTCGGCTTCATCGTCACCGATGAG caAAATTCAGAACAATGGCGCATTATCTTCTTCATTGCTAGCGGTTTCTATTTCATCGGCAATTTGATGTTCATCCTCTTTGGTCGCGTTGAGGTGCAATCATGGAACGACCCACAACCAAAGCCATCACCGGAGAAACGCAATTCCACACAACTAGAGTCACAGCATTAG
- the LOC126757199 gene encoding putative inorganic phosphate cotransporter, translating into MVSKDISAENAGPKVGVRHLQSMLIFFGLCVAFMQRVNLSVAIVAMMDRNSTNPDFPEYSWSEQTKSLLLSSFFWGYFLTQIPGGQLAQRFGGKKMLFFSVGVSAFLALFTPYSAQLGDWQFICALRFLQGFCQGSLYPSTHTILARWAPPAERGILATICFSGSQFGTIIILSISGTLAASKYGWPSIFYISGGCGIIWAFVWLLWGADSPRQSKLITPKEQYYIESAIEVISKSEDDATSVKLPTPWLSIFTSLPFWVLLIANCAYNWGYWTLMTQIPSYIKNVFDKDIKSNALLSALPYAASLVLGLCFCALAQVLLSAKVLSTNASRKIFNTIGMWIPAAAAIALGFVDANSADLAVILLTVAVGTNSATFLGGFVNHIDLSPNFAGTLMGITNCAANGMSIIAPLVVGVIVTDTTNPNQWRLIFYVMAFYYFIGNLLFITLGSTKLQPWNEPVKRDTDHEHIKFQVVVDNREHKLSKLESS; encoded by the exons ATGGTGTCGAAGGATATTAGCGCTGAGAATGCTG gtCCGAAAGTGGGCGTGCGGCATTTGCAAAGTATGTTGatattttttggtttgtgtGTGGCGTTTATGCAACGCGTCAATCTCTCAGTGGCCATTGTGGCGATGATGGATCGTAATTCAACAAATCCAGATTTTCCG GAGTATAGCTGGTCGGAGCAAACCAAGTCGCTGCTATTAAGTAGCTTCTTTTGGGGCTATTTCCTTACGCAGATACCAGGCGGTCAGCTGGCGCAGCGTTTCGGCggtaaaaaaatgttgttcttCAGTGTCGGCGTTTCAGCATTTCTCGCCTTATTCACGCCCTACAGCGCTCAATTGGGTGATTGGCAATTCATTTGCGCTTTACGATTTCTGCAAGGTTTCTGTCAAGGTTCCTTATATCCTTCAACGCATACGATTTTAGCCCGATGGGCGCCACCAGCTGAACGCGGTATACTTGCAACAATTTGCTTTTCCGGCTCGCAATTCGGCACGATCATCATATTGAGTATTAGTGGCACTTTAGCCGCTTCGAAGTATGGATGGCCGAGCATTTTCTATATTTCGGGTGGTTGTGGCATTATCTGGGCGTTTGTGTGGCTGTTGTGGGGCGCTGATTCTCCACGTCAATCCAAATTAATTACACCAAAGGAGCAATATTACATTGAATCAGCAATAGAAGTGATCTCAAAGAGTGAGGATGATGCCACTTCAGTGAAGTTGCCCACACCTTGGTTGAGCATATTCACATCCTTGCCATTTTGGGTGCTACTCATCGCCAATTGTGCCTACAATTGGGGCTATTGGACATTGATGACACAAATACCCTCGTACATAAAGAATGTTTTCGACAAGGATATCAAGAGTAATGCCTTACTTTCCGCCCTACCATATGCCGCTAGTCTTGTACTCGGTTTGTGTTTCTGTGCCCTTGCCCAGGTACTGCTGTCAGCGAAGGTGTTGAGCACAAATGCTAGTCGCAAGATCTTTAACACAATCGGTATGTGGATACCGGCGGCAGCCGCAATTGCGCTGGGGTTTGTTGATGCCAATAGCGCTGATTTGGCCGTTATTCTACTTACTGTGGCTGTGGGCACCAACTCAGCAACATTTTTGGGTGGATTTGTGAATCACATTGACTTATCGCCGAATTTCGCCGGCACACTGATGGGCATTACAAACTGCGCCGCTAATGGGATGAGCATTATTGCACCATTAGTTGTTGGCGTCATTGTGACAGACACG ACAAACCCAAATCAGTGGCGCTTAATATTCTACGTTATGGCATTCTACtattttattggcaatttaCTGTTTATAACTTTGGGTAGCACTAAATTGCAGCCGTGGAACGAGCCGGTGAAACGAGACACAGATCATGAGCATATCAAATTTCAAGTCGTAGTAGATAACCGGGAGCATAAATTATCAAAACTTGAATCTagttaa
- the LOC126757206 gene encoding putative inorganic phosphate cotransporter, producing MTHFGVRHLQMLLLFGTMCVVYALRVNLSVAIVVMTDKTSNPDFEEYNWNEHIKGLLLSSFFIGYVTSQVPSGYLSRRCGGKLLLLISLVSCSLLAILTPLCAAIGNWQLVLASRIVQGVFQGTVFPSTHTILSQWSPVEERGLMSSCTYSGCQFGTFVMLGSSGVIAASRLGWPGIFYISGSVGLLWAAIFKCFGCSSPKECRHLSERERELITSHWGTSELQFRRRSMHPPWTEFFKSCPFWALMTVHCTNNWGLWTLLTYMPVYVKNILNMDIQNNALSSALPYFSMWVLSFVFTALSMWFKKRQWMSLNTNRKLFNTIGHGTPAITLIALGYVNADHVIAAVALLTITVGVSSASYLGYQINHIDLSPNFAGILMGISNCLANITGIVAPLTVALIVTNEKSVEQWRIVFFLASSLYILGNTVFLVFGDCNVQPWNDPAD from the exons ATGA CTCACTTTGGTGTTCGGCATCTGCAAATGCTCCTGCTCTTCGGCACAATGTGTGTTGTGTATGCGCTGCGCGTTAATCTCTCGGTAGCGATCGTTGTGATGACAGATAAGACGTCAAATCCCGACTTCGAA GAATACAATTGGAATGAACATATCAAGGGTTTGCTGCTAAGTTCCTTCTTCATCGGCTATGTCACCTCACAAGTGCCTTCCGGCTATTTATCACGCCGATGCGGTGGCAAATTATTGCTGCTCATCAGCCTTGTCAGTTGCTCGTTGTTGGCCATATTGACGCCATTATGTGCAGCTATCGGTAACTGGCAGCTGGTGCTGGCCTCACGCATAGTACAGGGCGTATTTCAGGGCACCGTATTTCCCTCAACGCACACAATACTTTCGCAGTGGTCGCCGGTGGAAGAGCGCGGTCTAATGAGTTCGTGCACATATTCGGGCTGTCAGTTTGGTACGTTCGTTATGTTGGGCAGTAGTGGCGTGATTGCTGCCTCGCGTTTAGGTTGGCCTGGTATTTTCTACATATCCGGCAGTGTCGGTTTACTATGGGCCGCCATATTCAAGTGTTTCGGTTGCAGTTCACCGAAAGAGTGCCGTCACTTATCGGAGCGTGAACGCGAACTTATCACCTCACACTGGGGCACTTCGGAGCTGCAGTTTAGGCGCCGATCAATGCATCCACCGTGGACAGAATTCTTCAAGTCATGCCCCTTTTGGGCGCTCATGACTGTGCACTGTACTAATAATTGGGGCCTCTGGACTTTGCTCACCTATATGCCGGTGTATGTGAAAAATATCTTGAATATGGACATACAGAATAATGCACTCTCATCTGCTCTGCCATACTTTTCAATGTGGGTGCTCAGTTTCGTATTTACGGCGTTGTCCATGTGGTTCAAGAAACGCCAATGGATGTCTTTGAATACAAATAGAAAGCTCTTTAACACCATCGGTCATGGTACACCGGCAATAACGCTAATTGCGCTCGGCTATGTGAATGCGGATCATGTCATCGCTGCAGTTGCTTTACTCACGATAACGGTTGGTGTTAGCTCGGCTTCGTATTTGGGTTATCAAATCAATCATATTGACTTATCACCGAACTTTGCTGGCATCCTAATGGGCATTTCGAATTGTTTAGCCAACATAACGGGAATTGTGGCGCCGCTAACAGTGGCATTGATAGTCACCAATGAG aaatccGTTGAGCAATGGCGTATAGTGTTCTTTTTGGCCTCGTCCCTCTACATTCTGGGCAATACGGTGTTTCTCGTTTTTGGTGATTGCAACGTACAACCATGGAATGATCCAGCTGATTAG
- the LOC126757207 gene encoding LOW QUALITY PROTEIN: putative inorganic phosphate cotransporter (The sequence of the model RefSeq protein was modified relative to this genomic sequence to represent the inferred CDS: inserted 2 bases in 1 codon), with translation MVSKDITAEYATETAAEIEGPRVGVRHLQSFLLFLGFSVGFMQRTNLSVAIVAMMDRNSTNPDFPEYNWSEQSKSLLLSSFFWGYVIMQIPSGQLAQRFGGKVMLLFSIGVSGFFAIFTPLSAQMGDWQFICALRFLQGFCQAAVYPSVQIILARWAPPAERGVLATICYSGSQFGTIIILSISGTLATSKFGWPSIFYVSGGCSIIWALVWLLWGADSPRQSKLISSEERNYIESTLGAISKSENNAISAKLPTPWLSIITSVPFWALFTSQCAYSWGYWTLITQIPSYIKNVFDKDIKSNALLSALPYAANLVLGLCFCALAQVLLSAKLLRTNASRKIFNTIGIWIPMAATIALGFVDANSADLAVILLTVAVGANSATFLGGFVNHIDLSLNFPGTLMSITNLGATLMSIITPLVVGVIVTDTTNPNQWRLIFYIMALWYFIGNLLFITLGSTKLQPWNEPAKRDTDHERIKXQVVAGTQEHKLPKLVLPNW, from the exons ATGGTATCGAAGGATATTACCGCTGAGTATGCTACAGAGACTGCGGCAGAAATTGA aggtcCTAGAGTGGGCGTGCGACACTTGCAAAGCTTCCTTTTATTCCTCGGTTTCTCGGTGGGGTTTATGCAACGAACCAATCTCTCTGTGGCCATTGTGGCAATGATGGATCGGAATTCAACAAATCCAGATTTTCCG GAGTATAACTGGTCGGAGCAATCCAAGTCACTGTTGCTAAGCAGCTTTTTTTGGGGTTACGTCATCATGCAGATACCAAGCGGTCAGTTGGCGCAGCGATTTGGCGGTAAAGTAATGTTGCTTTTCAGTATCGGCGTTTCAGGATTTTTCGCCATATTTACGCCCTTAAGCGCACAAATGGGCGATTGGCAATTCATTTGCGCTTTACGATTTCTGCAAGGCTTCTGTCAAGCTGCCGTATATCCTTCGGTGCAAATTATTTTAGCCCGATGGGCGCCACCAGCTGAACGCGGTGTACTTGCAACAATTTGCTATTCCGGCTCACAATTCGGCACGATCATCATATTGAGTATTAGTGGTACATTAGCTACTTCAAAGTTTGGATGGCCGAGCATTTTCTATGTTTCCGGCGGTTGTAGCATTATCTGGGCGCTTGTGTGGCTGTTGTGGGGCGCTGATTCTCCACGTCAATCCAAATTAATATCATCAGAGGAGCGGAATTACATTGAATCAACATTAGGAGCGATTTCAAAGAGTGAGAATAATGCCATCTCAGCAAAGTTGCCCACACCTTGGTTGAGCATAATCACATCCGTGCCATTTTGGGCACTATTCACATCCCAATGTGCCTACAGTTGGGGCTATTGGACATTGATAACACAAATACCCTCGTACATAAAGAATGTGTTCGACAAAGATATCAAAAGTAATGCCTTGCTCTCCGCCCTGCCATATGCCGCTAATCTAGTACTCGGTTTGTGTTTCTGTGCCCTTGCCCAGGTACTGCTGTCAGCGAAGTTGTTGCGCACAAATGCTAGTCGCAAGATTTTCAACACGATCGGTATATGGATACCGATGGCGGCCACAATTGCGCTGGGGTTTGTTGATGCCAATAGCGCTGATTTGGCCGTTATTCTACTTACTGTGGCTGTGGGCGCCAACTCAGCAACATTTTTGGGTGGATTTGTGAATCATATTGACTTATCGCTGAATTTCCCCGGAACATTGATGAGCATTACAAATTTAGGGGCTACTTTGATGAGCATTATTACACCATTAGTTGTTGGCGTCATTGTGACAGATACG ACAAACCCAAATCAGTGGcgtttaatattttacattatgGCATTGTGGtattttattggcaatttaCTGTTTATAACTTTGGGTAGCACTAAATTGCAGCCGTGGAACGAGCCGGCGAAACGAGACACAGATCATGAGCGTATCAA TCAAGTGGTAGCAGGTACCCAGGAGCATAAATTACCAAAACTTGTATTACCTAACTGGTAG